Proteins encoded within one genomic window of Erinaceus europaeus chromosome 13, mEriEur2.1, whole genome shotgun sequence:
- the TIE1 gene encoding tyrosine-protein kinase receptor Tie-1 isoform X1, translating into MVLLKSTWLFPILFLASHVGAAVDLTLLADLRLTDPQRFFLTCVSGETGRGSDAWGEPLLLEKDDRIVRTPRSWPPRLARNGSHQLTLQGFSQPSDLVGVFSCVGGAGARRTRVVYVHNSPGAHLHPDRVTHTVNKGDTVVLSARVHKEKQTDVIWKSNGSYFYTLDWHEAQDGQFLLQLPNVQPSLSGIYSATYLEASPLGSAFFRLIVRGCGAGRWGPGCTKECPGCLHGGVCHDQDGECVCPPGFTGTRCEQACREGRFGQRCQEQCPGTSGCQGLTFCLPDPYGCSCGSGWRGSQCQEACASGHFGADCRLRCQCQNGGTCDRFSGCVCPSGWHGVHCEKSDRIPQILDVASELEFNLGTMPRIHCAAAGNPFPVRGSMELRKPDGTVLLSSKAIVEPDRTTAEFEVSHLALGDSGLWECRVSTSGGQDSRRFRVNIRAVPPVPLAAPLLLARQSRQLVISPLVSFSGDGPITSVRLHYRPQDSTVDWSAIVVDPSENVTIVNLRPKTGYSIRVQLSRPGEGGQGAPGPPAFMTTDCPEPLLQPWLESWHLEGPDRLRVSWSLPLVAGPLVGDGFLLRLWDGARGQERRENVSSPQARTALLTGLTPGTKYQLDVRLYHCTLLGPASPTARVQLPPSGPPGPPGPPGPPAPRHLHAQALSESEIQLTWQRPEAAAEPISKYIVEMQVAGGSGDPQWMDVDRPEETSTIVRGLNASTRYLFRVRASIQGPGDWSNMVEESTLGNGLQSEGPIQEIRAAEEGLDHQLILAVVGSVSATCLTILAALLTLVCIRRSCLHRRRTFTYQSGSGEETILQFSSGTLTLTRRPKPQPEPLNYPVLEWEDITFEDLIGEGNFGQVIRAMIKKDGLKMNAAIKMLKEYASENDHRDFAGELEVLCKLGHHPNIINLLGACENRGYLYIAIEYAPYGNLLDFLRKSRVLETDPAFAREHGTASTLSSRQLLRFASDAANGMQYLSEKQFIHRDLAARNVLVGENLASKIADFGLSRGEEVYVKKTMGRLPVRWMAIESLNYSVYTTKSDVWSFGVLLWEIVSLGGTPYCGMTCAELYEKLPQGYRMEQPRNCDDEVYELMRQCWRDRPYERPPFAQIALQLGRMLEARKAYVNMSLFENFTYAGIDATAEEA; encoded by the exons ATGGTCTTGTTGAAGAGCACTTGGCTGTTCCCCATTCTCTTCCTGGCTTCTCATGTTG GCGCAGCGGTAGACTTGACGCTGCTGGCAGACCTGCGCCTCACGGACCCCCAACGTTTCTTCCTGACCTGTGTGTCCGGGGAAACCGGACGTGGCTCTGACGCCTGGGGCGAGCCACTGCTGCTGGAGAAAGACGACCGCATTGTGCGCACCCCGCGCTCCTGGCCCCCACGCCTGGCCCGCAACGGCTCGCACCAACTCACGCTGCAAGGCTTCTCGCAGCCCTCGGACCTGGTGGGTGTCTTCTCCTGCGTGGGCGGCGCGGGGGCCAGGCGCACGCGGGTGGTCTATGTGCACAACAGCCCCGGAG CCCACCTGCACCCAGACAGAGTCACCCACACAGTGAACAAAGGTGACACGGTTGTGCTTTCTGCACGTGTGCACAAGGAAAAGCAAACAGATGTGATCTGGAAGAGCAACG GATCATACTTCTATACCCTGGACTGGCATGAGGCCCAGGATGGACAGTTCCTACTGCAACTCCCAAACGTGCAACCATCTCTGAGTGGCATCTACAGTGCTACCTACCTGGAAGCCAGCCCCCTGGGCAGCGCCTTCTTTCGGCTCATTGTGCGGG GTTGTGGGGCTGGGCGCTGGGGACCAGGTTGTACCAAGGAATGCCCAGGCTGCCTGCATGGGGGTGTCTGCCATGACCAGGATGGCGAGTGTGTGTGTCCCCCTGGATTCACTGGTACCCGCTGTGAACAGG CCTGCAGGGAAGGCCGCTTTGGACAGAGGTGCCAGGAACAGTGCCCAGGCACTTCAGGCTGCCAGGGcctcaccttctgcctcccagacCCTTATGGCTGTTCTTGTGGATCTGGCTGGAGAGGAAGTCAGTGCCAGGAAG CCTGTGCCTCTGGCCACTTTGGGGCTGATTGCCGCCTCCGGTGCCAGTGTCAGAATGGAGGCACTTGTGACCGCTTCAGTGGCTGTGTTTGCCCCTCTGGGTGGCATGGTGTGCACTGTGAAAAGTCAG ACCGAATCCCCCAGATCCTTGACGTGGCCTCAGAGCTGGAGTTCAACTTAGGGACGATGCCCAGAATCCACTGTGCAGCCGCAGGGAACCCCTTCCCAGTCCGGGGCAGCATGGAACTCCGCAAGCCAGATGGCACAGTGCTCCTG tCCTCCAAGGCCATCGTGGAGCCAGATAGAACCACAGCAGAGTTCGAGGTGTCCCACTTGGCTCTAGGGGACAGTGGGCTCTGGGAGTGCCGTGTGTCAACATCTGGTGGCCAGGACAGCCGACGCTTCAGGGTCAACATCAGAG CAGTACCCCCAGTGCCCCTGGCTGCTCCTCTGCTCCTGGCCAGGCAGAGCCGCCAGCTTGTGATTTCTCCACTGGTCTCCTTCTCTGGGGATGGACCCATCACTTCTGTCCGCCTGCATTACCGACCCCAGGACAGCACCGTGGACTGGTCTGCCATTGTGG TGGACCCCAGTGAGAACGTGACGATTGTGAACCTGAGGCCCAAGACAGGCTACAGCATTCGAGTGCAGCTGAGTCGGCCAGGGGAAGGGGGCCAGGGGGCCCCAGGACCTCCCGCTTTCATGACCACTGACTGTCCTG AGCCCTTGCTGCAGCCATGGCTGGAGAGCTGGCACTTGGAGGGCCCCGACCGCTTACGAGTGAGCTGGTCCCTACCCTTGGTGGCTGGACCACTAGTGGGTGATGGCTTCCTGCTTCGCCTGTGGGATGGGGCACGGGGACAGGAGCGGCGGGAGAATGTCTCATCCCCCCAAGCCCGCACTGCCCTCCTGACGGGACTCACTCCTGGCACCAAATACCAACTGGATGTGCGGCTCTACCACTGCACCCTCCTGGGCCCTGCCTCACCCACTGCACGTGTGCAGCTGCCACCCAGTG gtcccccagggcccccagggcccccaggacccccagccccACGACACCTCCATGCCCAGGCCCTCTCAGAGTCAGAGATCCAGCTGACATGGCAGCGCCCAGAGGCTGCAGCTGAGCCTATATCCAAGTACATTGTAGAGATGCaggtggctgggggctcaggaGACCCACAATGGATGGACGTGGACCGGCCTGAGGAGACAAGCACTATTGTCCGAGGCCTCAATGCCAGCACGCGCTACCTCTTCCGTGTGCGGGCCAGTATCCAGGGGCCTGGGGACTGGAGCAACATGGTAGAAGAGTCCACCCTGGGCAATG GGCTACAGAGTGAAGGTCCAATTCAGGAGATCAGAGCAGCTGAAGAAGGCCTGGATCACCAGCTGATACTGGCTGTAGTTGGCTCAGTGTCTGCAACCTGCCTCACCATCCTGGCCGCCCTCTTAACCCTTGTGTGCATCCGCAGAAGCTGCCTACACCGCAGACGCACCTTCACCTACCAGTCAGGATCG GGTGAGGAGACCATCTTGCAATTCAGCTCGGGCACCTTGACGCTGACCCGGCGGCCCAAACCACAGCCAGAACCTCTAAACTACCCAGTACTGGAGTGGGAGGACATCACCTTTGAGGACCTCATCGGAGAGGGCAACTTCGGCCAGGTCATCCGGGCCATGATCAAAAAGGACGGACTCAAGATGAATGCAGCCATCAAGATGCTGAAAG AATATGCCTCTGAGAATGATCATCGTGACTTTGCTGGAGAACTAGAAGTACTCTGTAAATTAGGGCATCATCCCAACATCATCAACCTTCTAGGGGCCTGTGAAAACCGAG GTTACTTGTATATTGCTATTGAATATGCCCCCTATGGGAACCTGCTGGATTTTTTGCGGAAGAGTCGGGTCCTAGAAACGGATCCAGCTTTTGCTCGAGAGCATGGAACAGCCTCCACCCTCAGCTCCCGGCAACTGCTGCGTTTTGCCAGTGATGCTGCCAATGGCATGCAGTATCTGAGTGAGAAGCAG TTCATCCACAGGGATCTGGCTGCCCGAAACGTGCTGGTAGGAGAGAACCTGGCTTCCAAGATTGCAGACTTTGGTCTTTCTCGAGGGGAAGAGGTTTATGTGAAGAAGACAATG ggacGTCTCCCAGTGCGCTGGATGGCTATTGAGTCTCTGAACTACAGTGTCTATACCACCAAGAGTGATGT CTGGTCCTTTGGGGTCCTCCTCTGGGAAATCGTGAGCCTCG GAGGCACACCCTACTGTGGCATGACCTGTGCTGAGCTCTATGAGAAGCTGCCTCAGGGATACCGCATGGAGCAGCCTCGGAACTGTGATGATGAAGT GTACGAGCTGATGCGGCAATGCTGGCGGGACCGTCCCTATGAGCGACCCCCCTTTGCCCAGATCGCACTTCAGCTGGGCCGAATGTTGGAAGCCAGGAAG GCTTATGTGAACATGTCGCTGTTTGAGAACTTCACTTACGCTGGCATCGACGCTACAGCTGAGGAGGCCTGA
- the TIE1 gene encoding tyrosine-protein kinase receptor Tie-1 isoform X2: MVLLKSTWLFPILFLASHVGAAVDLTLLADLRLTDPQRFFLTCVSGETGRGSDAWGEPLLLEKDDRIVRTPRSWPPRLARNGSHQLTLQGFSQPSDLVGVFSCVGGAGARRTRVVYVHNSPGAHLHPDRVTHTVNKGDTVVLSARVHKEKQTDVIWKSNGSYFYTLDWHEAQDGQFLLQLPNVQPSLSGIYSATYLEASPLGSAFFRLIVRGCGAGRWGPGCTKECPGCLHGGVCHDQDGECVCPPGFTGTRCEQACREGRFGQRCQEQCPGTSGCQGLTFCLPDPYGCSCGSGWRGSQCQEACASGHFGADCRLRCQCQNGGTCDRFSGCVCPSGWHGVHCEKSDRIPQILDVASELEFNLGTMPRIHCAAAGNPFPVRGSMELRKPDGTVLLSSKAIVEPDRTTAEFEVSHLALGDSGLWECRVSTSGGQDSRRFRVNIRVPPVPLAAPLLLARQSRQLVISPLVSFSGDGPITSVRLHYRPQDSTVDWSAIVVDPSENVTIVNLRPKTGYSIRVQLSRPGEGGQGAPGPPAFMTTDCPEPLLQPWLESWHLEGPDRLRVSWSLPLVAGPLVGDGFLLRLWDGARGQERRENVSSPQARTALLTGLTPGTKYQLDVRLYHCTLLGPASPTARVQLPPSGPPGPPGPPGPPAPRHLHAQALSESEIQLTWQRPEAAAEPISKYIVEMQVAGGSGDPQWMDVDRPEETSTIVRGLNASTRYLFRVRASIQGPGDWSNMVEESTLGNGLQSEGPIQEIRAAEEGLDHQLILAVVGSVSATCLTILAALLTLVCIRRSCLHRRRTFTYQSGSGEETILQFSSGTLTLTRRPKPQPEPLNYPVLEWEDITFEDLIGEGNFGQVIRAMIKKDGLKMNAAIKMLKEYASENDHRDFAGELEVLCKLGHHPNIINLLGACENRGYLYIAIEYAPYGNLLDFLRKSRVLETDPAFAREHGTASTLSSRQLLRFASDAANGMQYLSEKQFIHRDLAARNVLVGENLASKIADFGLSRGEEVYVKKTMGRLPVRWMAIESLNYSVYTTKSDVWSFGVLLWEIVSLGGTPYCGMTCAELYEKLPQGYRMEQPRNCDDEVYELMRQCWRDRPYERPPFAQIALQLGRMLEARKAYVNMSLFENFTYAGIDATAEEA; encoded by the exons ATGGTCTTGTTGAAGAGCACTTGGCTGTTCCCCATTCTCTTCCTGGCTTCTCATGTTG GCGCAGCGGTAGACTTGACGCTGCTGGCAGACCTGCGCCTCACGGACCCCCAACGTTTCTTCCTGACCTGTGTGTCCGGGGAAACCGGACGTGGCTCTGACGCCTGGGGCGAGCCACTGCTGCTGGAGAAAGACGACCGCATTGTGCGCACCCCGCGCTCCTGGCCCCCACGCCTGGCCCGCAACGGCTCGCACCAACTCACGCTGCAAGGCTTCTCGCAGCCCTCGGACCTGGTGGGTGTCTTCTCCTGCGTGGGCGGCGCGGGGGCCAGGCGCACGCGGGTGGTCTATGTGCACAACAGCCCCGGAG CCCACCTGCACCCAGACAGAGTCACCCACACAGTGAACAAAGGTGACACGGTTGTGCTTTCTGCACGTGTGCACAAGGAAAAGCAAACAGATGTGATCTGGAAGAGCAACG GATCATACTTCTATACCCTGGACTGGCATGAGGCCCAGGATGGACAGTTCCTACTGCAACTCCCAAACGTGCAACCATCTCTGAGTGGCATCTACAGTGCTACCTACCTGGAAGCCAGCCCCCTGGGCAGCGCCTTCTTTCGGCTCATTGTGCGGG GTTGTGGGGCTGGGCGCTGGGGACCAGGTTGTACCAAGGAATGCCCAGGCTGCCTGCATGGGGGTGTCTGCCATGACCAGGATGGCGAGTGTGTGTGTCCCCCTGGATTCACTGGTACCCGCTGTGAACAGG CCTGCAGGGAAGGCCGCTTTGGACAGAGGTGCCAGGAACAGTGCCCAGGCACTTCAGGCTGCCAGGGcctcaccttctgcctcccagacCCTTATGGCTGTTCTTGTGGATCTGGCTGGAGAGGAAGTCAGTGCCAGGAAG CCTGTGCCTCTGGCCACTTTGGGGCTGATTGCCGCCTCCGGTGCCAGTGTCAGAATGGAGGCACTTGTGACCGCTTCAGTGGCTGTGTTTGCCCCTCTGGGTGGCATGGTGTGCACTGTGAAAAGTCAG ACCGAATCCCCCAGATCCTTGACGTGGCCTCAGAGCTGGAGTTCAACTTAGGGACGATGCCCAGAATCCACTGTGCAGCCGCAGGGAACCCCTTCCCAGTCCGGGGCAGCATGGAACTCCGCAAGCCAGATGGCACAGTGCTCCTG tCCTCCAAGGCCATCGTGGAGCCAGATAGAACCACAGCAGAGTTCGAGGTGTCCCACTTGGCTCTAGGGGACAGTGGGCTCTGGGAGTGCCGTGTGTCAACATCTGGTGGCCAGGACAGCCGACGCTTCAGGGTCAACATCAGAG TACCCCCAGTGCCCCTGGCTGCTCCTCTGCTCCTGGCCAGGCAGAGCCGCCAGCTTGTGATTTCTCCACTGGTCTCCTTCTCTGGGGATGGACCCATCACTTCTGTCCGCCTGCATTACCGACCCCAGGACAGCACCGTGGACTGGTCTGCCATTGTGG TGGACCCCAGTGAGAACGTGACGATTGTGAACCTGAGGCCCAAGACAGGCTACAGCATTCGAGTGCAGCTGAGTCGGCCAGGGGAAGGGGGCCAGGGGGCCCCAGGACCTCCCGCTTTCATGACCACTGACTGTCCTG AGCCCTTGCTGCAGCCATGGCTGGAGAGCTGGCACTTGGAGGGCCCCGACCGCTTACGAGTGAGCTGGTCCCTACCCTTGGTGGCTGGACCACTAGTGGGTGATGGCTTCCTGCTTCGCCTGTGGGATGGGGCACGGGGACAGGAGCGGCGGGAGAATGTCTCATCCCCCCAAGCCCGCACTGCCCTCCTGACGGGACTCACTCCTGGCACCAAATACCAACTGGATGTGCGGCTCTACCACTGCACCCTCCTGGGCCCTGCCTCACCCACTGCACGTGTGCAGCTGCCACCCAGTG gtcccccagggcccccagggcccccaggacccccagccccACGACACCTCCATGCCCAGGCCCTCTCAGAGTCAGAGATCCAGCTGACATGGCAGCGCCCAGAGGCTGCAGCTGAGCCTATATCCAAGTACATTGTAGAGATGCaggtggctgggggctcaggaGACCCACAATGGATGGACGTGGACCGGCCTGAGGAGACAAGCACTATTGTCCGAGGCCTCAATGCCAGCACGCGCTACCTCTTCCGTGTGCGGGCCAGTATCCAGGGGCCTGGGGACTGGAGCAACATGGTAGAAGAGTCCACCCTGGGCAATG GGCTACAGAGTGAAGGTCCAATTCAGGAGATCAGAGCAGCTGAAGAAGGCCTGGATCACCAGCTGATACTGGCTGTAGTTGGCTCAGTGTCTGCAACCTGCCTCACCATCCTGGCCGCCCTCTTAACCCTTGTGTGCATCCGCAGAAGCTGCCTACACCGCAGACGCACCTTCACCTACCAGTCAGGATCG GGTGAGGAGACCATCTTGCAATTCAGCTCGGGCACCTTGACGCTGACCCGGCGGCCCAAACCACAGCCAGAACCTCTAAACTACCCAGTACTGGAGTGGGAGGACATCACCTTTGAGGACCTCATCGGAGAGGGCAACTTCGGCCAGGTCATCCGGGCCATGATCAAAAAGGACGGACTCAAGATGAATGCAGCCATCAAGATGCTGAAAG AATATGCCTCTGAGAATGATCATCGTGACTTTGCTGGAGAACTAGAAGTACTCTGTAAATTAGGGCATCATCCCAACATCATCAACCTTCTAGGGGCCTGTGAAAACCGAG GTTACTTGTATATTGCTATTGAATATGCCCCCTATGGGAACCTGCTGGATTTTTTGCGGAAGAGTCGGGTCCTAGAAACGGATCCAGCTTTTGCTCGAGAGCATGGAACAGCCTCCACCCTCAGCTCCCGGCAACTGCTGCGTTTTGCCAGTGATGCTGCCAATGGCATGCAGTATCTGAGTGAGAAGCAG TTCATCCACAGGGATCTGGCTGCCCGAAACGTGCTGGTAGGAGAGAACCTGGCTTCCAAGATTGCAGACTTTGGTCTTTCTCGAGGGGAAGAGGTTTATGTGAAGAAGACAATG ggacGTCTCCCAGTGCGCTGGATGGCTATTGAGTCTCTGAACTACAGTGTCTATACCACCAAGAGTGATGT CTGGTCCTTTGGGGTCCTCCTCTGGGAAATCGTGAGCCTCG GAGGCACACCCTACTGTGGCATGACCTGTGCTGAGCTCTATGAGAAGCTGCCTCAGGGATACCGCATGGAGCAGCCTCGGAACTGTGATGATGAAGT GTACGAGCTGATGCGGCAATGCTGGCGGGACCGTCCCTATGAGCGACCCCCCTTTGCCCAGATCGCACTTCAGCTGGGCCGAATGTTGGAAGCCAGGAAG GCTTATGTGAACATGTCGCTGTTTGAGAACTTCACTTACGCTGGCATCGACGCTACAGCTGAGGAGGCCTGA